The region AGCATTGTAACCGAGCAGGTAAAGCATGGAGTGAGCGAGATCAGCTTGAAAGCCTAGTGTGTCGCCGGCATCGGCAAGTTCGAAAGTGCGCAGCATCCATTTCCAACTGTGCATGCCGCCCCAACAGATTTCTCCTTCGGCGGCTAATCGTTCTCCATGACCTGCAGCGATGGCAGCAGCTTCTTTAAATGTCTGCGCGATTATGGCGGTATTTCCGTCTGGATCCTTGCTCCAGGTTTCGACGTCAGTTGCCGAGTCGATTCGGATTACTCCGTATGGACGAATACCGAGGTCCCTTAGTTTACCTCCAATGACACAGGCCTTTTTGACCATGTCTAAAAACATACCCCGCTGGGTCTCGTCTCCCATGGCGGAACCACCACCGAGTCCATCCCACACGGGAGCCACCAGGGAACCGGCCACCAGGTTGTGTCCTCCGAGCTGATCAGCCAGTGCTTTCAAATCGTCGTCAGAGGAATCGATCGCGACGTGGGGTTCAGACAGAAATAAATCAACACCGTCGAACTTGCGTCCATTTACCTCGGAGTTGGCGGTGAACTCGATCATTTGGTCGAGGCTGATAAAAGGCTCTTCATCAGATCCTTTGCCGACCACGCCGGGCCAGGTTGCATTATGGAGTTTCGGTTTAGAATTACTCATACAAAGTATTTAAAAAGGGTTATCGATTGAAAGAAAGGCAGTCGAAACCACCAGCAACAATTTGTATTTTATTTTTAACGCGCACGCCCAGCAAAAAATGGAAAAACTCGAAGATTAACCAG is a window of Verrucomicrobiota bacterium DNA encoding:
- a CDS encoding sugar phosphate isomerase/epimerase, with the translated sequence MSNSKPKLHNATWPGVVGKGSDEEPFISLDQMIEFTANSEVNGRKFDGVDLFLSEPHVAIDSSDDDLKALADQLGGHNLVAGSLVAPVWDGLGGGSAMGDETQRGMFLDMVKKACVIGGKLRDLGIRPYGVIRIDSATDVETWSKDPDGNTAIIAQTFKEAAAIAAGHGERLAAEGEICWGGMHSWKWMLRTFELADAGDTLGFQADLAHSMLYLLGYNAEEHRILPADFSWDDKDALAAAYKEMTDALRPYTIDFHVAQNDGTVHGSGSHDKTGKHCLADDPNGKLDVAWAAGYWLNDENGAPRKSIEHICWDGCMFPNKIMHDQNTWNTILASMISVQDAHGWS